From the genome of Geothrix sp. 21YS21S-4, one region includes:
- a CDS encoding type IV pilus twitching motility protein PilT, producing MHINELLTVVCEQGASDLHLKVGNHPIARIRGRLTPMTQFKRLVQEDTIAMAYAIMASDKQKAKFKENLDLDIAYSVPSLGRFRCNIFNQRGTVGLVLRVIPRKIYTIDDLMLPKALKTICEEQRGLVLVTGTTGSGKSTTLAAMIDLINASRTEHILTIEDPIEYLHRDNLSIVNQREVEADCRTFSSALRAALRQDPDVILVGEMRDLETIETALHAAETGHLVFSTLHTLDATETINRVISVFPPHHQKQVRLQLAAVLKGVISQRLVPRADGQGRVPAVEVMVTTETVRACIEDKEKTKMLKDVIASGTAQYGMQTFDQSLYFLLRQRLITEEEALLRATNVGEFKLRLEGVMATADMARSNMERGMAIAQGLGREAAAPAPPPPAPPAAPGSSLPMPPPPDVKITLAR from the coding sequence ATGCACATCAACGAACTGCTCACGGTGGTCTGCGAGCAGGGCGCCAGCGACCTCCACCTCAAGGTCGGCAACCACCCCATCGCCCGCATCCGGGGCCGCCTCACCCCCATGACCCAGTTCAAGCGGCTGGTTCAGGAGGACACCATCGCCATGGCCTACGCGATCATGGCCAGCGACAAGCAGAAGGCGAAGTTCAAGGAGAACCTGGACCTCGACATCGCCTACTCGGTGCCGAGCCTCGGCCGCTTCCGCTGCAACATCTTCAACCAGCGCGGGACGGTGGGCCTGGTGCTGCGCGTCATCCCGCGGAAGATCTACACCATCGACGACCTGATGCTGCCCAAGGCCCTGAAGACCATCTGCGAGGAGCAGCGGGGGCTGGTGCTGGTGACGGGGACCACGGGCTCGGGCAAGTCCACCACCCTGGCGGCCATGATCGATCTGATCAACGCCAGCCGCACCGAGCACATCCTCACCATCGAGGATCCCATCGAGTACCTGCACCGGGACAACCTCAGCATCGTGAACCAGCGGGAAGTGGAGGCCGACTGCCGGACCTTCTCGTCCGCGCTGCGCGCCGCCCTCCGCCAGGATCCGGACGTGATCCTGGTGGGCGAGATGCGCGACCTGGAGACCATCGAGACCGCCCTCCACGCCGCGGAGACGGGTCACCTGGTCTTCAGCACGCTGCACACGCTGGACGCCACCGAGACCATTAACCGCGTCATCTCCGTGTTCCCGCCCCATCACCAGAAGCAGGTGCGGCTCCAGCTCGCCGCGGTGCTGAAGGGCGTGATCTCCCAGCGCCTGGTTCCCCGCGCCGACGGCCAGGGGCGCGTTCCCGCCGTGGAGGTGATGGTCACCACCGAGACCGTCCGCGCCTGCATCGAGGACAAGGAGAAAACCAAGATGCTGAAGGACGTCATCGCGTCGGGCACCGCCCAGTACGGGATGCAGACCTTCGACCAGAGCCTGTACTTCCTGCTGCGCCAGCGGCTGATCACGGAGGAGGAGGCGCTGCTGCGGGCCACCAACGTGGGCGAGTTCAAGCTGCGCCTGGAGGGCGTGATGGCCACCGCCGACATGGCCCGGAGCAACATGGAGCGCGGAATGGCCATCGCCCAGGGCCTGGGCCGCGAAGCGGCCGCTCCCGCCCCCCCGCCGCCGGCTCCCCCCGCGGCTCCCGGGTCCAGCTTGCCGATGCCGCCGCCCCCCGACGTGAAAATCACGCTGGCACGCTAG
- a CDS encoding chemotaxis protein CheW has product MTLGGSPAPVGASRAEGRADAREAAQQRFLTFHLDGRTYGLPLNRVAEISPFRELNKLPHMPKSVEGILDLRGRVIPVVNLRIRMSLPPLDASKVGTILVLDLEGQPTGLLVDGVEGVLSVGEGELVPASPLLAGLDGAWAEGFIVQGERVVTLLDALLITAQGAGRAHTRHAVAERGLEERLDEGLRRLIAMAPTKEQGGQRVMPQIESSISYTEQEMAKVLDRVEAMLGGADRTFRGLAYLKQEAGLGKLKGHERSIAELERTNQELQDTVFALIQQVQYQDIARQKLERVMAHLKGMQVAISGKFRATKAE; this is encoded by the coding sequence GTGACCCTGGGCGGTTCTCCGGCGCCCGTGGGGGCGTCCCGGGCTGAGGGCCGGGCGGATGCTCGGGAGGCGGCGCAGCAGCGCTTCCTGACCTTCCACCTGGACGGGCGGACCTACGGCCTGCCCCTGAATCGCGTGGCCGAGATCAGCCCCTTCCGCGAGCTGAACAAGCTGCCCCACATGCCCAAGTCCGTGGAGGGGATCCTGGATCTGCGGGGGCGCGTGATCCCCGTGGTCAACCTGCGCATTCGCATGTCCCTTCCGCCCCTGGACGCTTCCAAGGTCGGGACGATCCTCGTCCTGGACCTGGAGGGCCAGCCCACGGGCCTGCTGGTGGATGGCGTGGAAGGCGTCCTCAGCGTGGGTGAAGGGGAGCTGGTTCCCGCCAGCCCGCTGCTGGCCGGCCTCGACGGCGCCTGGGCGGAGGGCTTCATCGTCCAGGGCGAGCGGGTGGTCACCCTCCTCGACGCCCTGCTGATCACCGCCCAGGGAGCGGGCCGGGCCCACACGCGCCACGCCGTGGCGGAGCGGGGGCTGGAGGAGCGCCTGGACGAGGGCCTCCGGCGGCTCATCGCCATGGCTCCCACCAAGGAGCAGGGGGGGCAGCGGGTCATGCCCCAGATCGAATCCTCCATCTCCTACACCGAGCAGGAAATGGCGAAGGTCCTCGACCGCGTGGAGGCCATGCTGGGCGGCGCCGATCGCACCTTCCGCGGCCTGGCCTACCTCAAGCAGGAGGCCGGCCTGGGCAAACTGAAGGGCCACGAGCGCAGCATCGCCGAGCTGGAGCGCACCAACCAGGAACTCCAGGACACCGTCTTCGCGCTGATCCAGCAGGTCCAGTACCAGGACATCGCCCGCCAGAAGCTGGAGCGCGTCATGGCGCACCTCAAGGGCATGCAGGTGGCGATCTCGGGCAAGTTCAGGGCCACGAAGGCGGAATAG
- a CDS encoding chemotaxis protein CheA, which translates to MSDFALDDPSFYEDFLIEAQEHFEQIETNFLALEESPGDLDLLNAIFRSIHTIKGAAGFLGLQKVQALAHVGESVLDDLRKARMELNERVMELLFETVDMLKVLVDDVRVQVRKQGEPEDPDPSELIRSLEALRKGGAQATEAARAAAPKGELHLPSALDGLDPAGKKAAEAALAEHKSVVGIRAELDGAIFGTAFNPFSLFQMVELVGRLLYRQMVPRQPLVDLDTFEPRSFHLDLVLVIEAAEPIEEVRRIFGAVTNATIGLFPLGLAEAEAPAEAEAAAGSDGAAAPEDRRKTGRRAADDKSGADTIRVSQAKLEQFMNIVAELIISKTMISHLVERLTPLVNGHPAAGVAKELAHASVYLDHVSKEIQASVLGIRMVPVKTVFSKFPRMLRDLAKASGKKIDLQMIGEDTEIDKSIIEELGDPMIHLIRNSADHGIEMPEVRVKSGKPEVGTVVLRARHEGDSVIVEIEDDGKGIDPAVIRAKAVEKGLMSPERADAMADEEVIELIFAPGFSTAAKVTDISGRGVGMDVVRSNVRKLNGRVGVRSTVGKGSIFTIKLPLTLAIIDALLVKSGGQVFAIPGTAVEETLIVPQETVSHLTRRQAINLRGEVLGVSRLRHLLRSATAPEGAEEDGLSVVVIASGGRRMGIIVDSFVRRQEVVIKPLAPYLASLPGISGASIMGDGGVVLILDPAELLQLAVQEAV; encoded by the coding sequence ATGAGCGACTTCGCCCTCGACGATCCCAGCTTCTACGAGGATTTCCTCATCGAGGCGCAGGAGCACTTCGAGCAGATCGAGACCAACTTCCTGGCGCTGGAGGAATCCCCCGGCGACCTGGACCTGCTGAACGCCATCTTCCGCAGCATCCATACCATCAAGGGCGCCGCCGGGTTCCTGGGCCTCCAGAAGGTCCAGGCCCTCGCCCACGTCGGCGAGAGCGTGCTGGACGACCTCCGCAAGGCCCGGATGGAGCTCAACGAGCGGGTGATGGAGCTGCTGTTCGAGACCGTGGACATGCTCAAGGTCCTGGTGGACGACGTCCGCGTCCAGGTCCGGAAGCAGGGCGAGCCCGAGGATCCCGATCCCAGCGAGCTGATCCGCAGCCTGGAGGCGCTCCGCAAGGGCGGCGCCCAGGCCACGGAGGCCGCGCGCGCCGCGGCGCCCAAGGGCGAGCTACACCTCCCCTCCGCCCTCGACGGCCTCGACCCCGCGGGGAAGAAAGCCGCGGAGGCAGCGCTGGCCGAGCACAAGTCCGTCGTGGGCATCCGCGCCGAACTGGACGGCGCCATCTTCGGGACCGCCTTCAATCCCTTCTCCCTGTTCCAGATGGTGGAGCTGGTGGGACGGCTGCTCTACCGCCAAATGGTTCCCCGCCAGCCGCTGGTGGACCTGGACACCTTCGAACCCCGGAGCTTCCATCTGGACCTGGTGCTGGTCATCGAAGCCGCCGAGCCCATCGAGGAGGTCCGCCGGATCTTCGGCGCGGTGACGAACGCCACCATCGGCCTGTTCCCCCTGGGCCTCGCCGAAGCCGAAGCGCCCGCCGAGGCGGAGGCCGCGGCCGGTTCTGACGGCGCGGCCGCCCCGGAGGACCGCCGGAAGACGGGCCGTCGGGCCGCCGACGACAAGAGCGGCGCGGACACCATCCGCGTCAGCCAGGCCAAGCTCGAGCAGTTCATGAACATCGTGGCGGAGCTGATCATCAGCAAGACCATGATCAGCCACCTGGTGGAGCGCCTGACCCCCCTGGTGAACGGCCATCCAGCCGCCGGCGTGGCCAAGGAACTGGCCCACGCCTCCGTCTACCTGGACCACGTCAGCAAGGAGATCCAGGCTTCCGTCCTGGGCATCCGCATGGTGCCGGTGAAGACCGTGTTCTCGAAGTTCCCGCGGATGCTGCGCGACCTCGCCAAGGCCAGCGGGAAGAAGATCGACCTCCAGATGATCGGGGAGGACACCGAGATCGACAAGAGCATCATCGAGGAGCTGGGCGACCCGATGATCCACCTCATCCGCAACAGCGCGGACCACGGGATCGAGATGCCCGAGGTGCGCGTGAAGTCGGGCAAGCCCGAGGTGGGCACCGTCGTCCTGCGCGCCCGCCACGAGGGCGACAGCGTGATCGTGGAGATCGAGGACGACGGCAAGGGCATCGATCCCGCCGTCATCCGCGCCAAGGCCGTCGAAAAGGGGCTGATGTCCCCCGAGCGGGCCGACGCCATGGCCGACGAGGAGGTGATCGAGCTGATCTTCGCGCCGGGCTTCAGCACCGCCGCCAAGGTCACGGACATCTCCGGCCGCGGCGTGGGCATGGACGTGGTCCGCTCCAACGTGCGCAAGCTGAACGGTCGCGTGGGCGTGCGCTCCACCGTGGGCAAGGGCTCGATCTTCACCATCAAGCTGCCCCTCACCCTGGCGATCATCGACGCCCTGCTGGTGAAGAGCGGCGGCCAGGTCTTCGCCATCCCGGGCACGGCGGTGGAAGAGACCCTGATCGTCCCGCAGGAGACCGTGTCCCACCTCACCCGGCGCCAGGCCATCAACCTGCGCGGCGAAGTCCTGGGCGTCTCGCGCCTGCGCCACCTGCTGCGCTCCGCCACCGCGCCCGAGGGCGCCGAGGAAGACGGCCTGTCCGTGGTGGTGATCGCCTCCGGCGGACGCCGGATGGGGATCATCGTGGACAGCTTCGTCCGCCGGCAGGAAGTGGTCATCAAGCCCCTGGCGCCCTACCTGGCGAGCCTGCCCGGGATCAGCGGCGCCTCCATCATGGGCGACGGCGGCGTGGTGCTGATCCTCGATCCCGCCGAACTCCTGCAGCTCGCCGTCCAGGAGGCCGTGTGA
- a CDS encoding response regulator, whose translation MKILIVDDSSTMRRIIINTLSRIGYTDVVEGENGKSGLEKLGQGGVEMIITDWNMPEMDGLEFVKTVRGQNPSIPILMVTTNAAKEDIVEALQAGVNNYVVKPFTPETLKEKIESLLG comes from the coding sequence GTGAAGATCCTCATCGTGGACGATTCCTCGACGATGCGGCGCATCATCATCAACACCCTCTCCCGCATCGGTTACACCGACGTGGTCGAGGGCGAGAACGGCAAGTCCGGGCTCGAGAAGCTCGGTCAGGGCGGCGTGGAGATGATCATCACCGACTGGAACATGCCCGAGATGGACGGCCTGGAGTTCGTGAAGACCGTGCGCGGCCAGAACCCCTCGATCCCCATCCTGATGGTGACTACCAACGCCGCCAAGGAGGACATCGTGGAAGCCCTCCAGGCGGGCGTGAACAACTACGTGGTGAAGCCGTTCACCCCGGAGACCCTCAAGGAAAAGATCGAATCCCTCCTCGGGTAG
- a CDS encoding HU family DNA-binding protein gives MIKIDIANSLMKVHPCSRATALQVVDLLTERLKDALLNGHRIEIRGFGVFEPRPRKRGMGRNIKTGASVQIPKGKSIRFKPGKDLREIEVE, from the coding sequence ATGATCAAGATCGACATCGCCAATTCGCTGATGAAGGTGCATCCCTGCTCCCGGGCCACCGCCCTCCAGGTGGTGGACCTGCTCACCGAGCGCCTGAAGGACGCCCTGCTCAACGGGCACCGCATCGAGATCCGCGGCTTCGGCGTCTTCGAGCCCCGCCCCCGCAAGCGCGGGATGGGCCGCAACATCAAGACCGGCGCCAGCGTCCAGATTCCCAAGGGCAAGAGCATCCGCTTCAAGCCCGGCAAGGACCTGCGGGAAATCGAAGTCGAATAG
- a CDS encoding chemotaxis protein CheW: MADTTQALLAGELVPSGQLVTFTLDGVEFGLDIDRVQEITHRSDVTPVPGSPSFILGVINLRGLIIPVIDSRVRFHLAPQEPTSKTRIIVLRLASGPTGLQVDSVAEVVRLEDHALRETPPLVAGIRAEYLAGMVTVGNRLITLIHLEKLLDSSELSRRAELEELSMEGSFGGNEGTEEEIEADGRPFVTFRLGTESFGIALQQVEEIVELPTVTKVPDAPDYVLGVICLRDQVMPLIDLSEILSIEQGEGGRRRDMVVLLSFGSARIGVVVDEIQEILRVQDDQMLPPPQTLSEAEREHLEGILLLPGRMVSLINVLKIITGDDQEKIAAMGQGLGLGDARTQETHPSLELVAFRLGPESYGLRLHEVREIIMVGQITPVPRAPHFVDGVLNLRGEVMPVVDLRTRFGLERVEATSISRILITSIGGVFTGLVVDAVDEVRPVELHRFGPPPSVTAVGANRYIEKVARLDNGMIFLLELQQLLTDAETEQLQGLQGRRTTANRTGEP; encoded by the coding sequence ATGGCGGACACCACCCAGGCCCTTCTCGCCGGCGAACTGGTCCCGTCGGGCCAGCTGGTGACCTTCACCCTGGACGGGGTGGAGTTCGGCCTGGACATCGACCGCGTCCAGGAGATCACCCACCGCTCCGACGTGACGCCCGTTCCCGGCAGCCCCAGCTTCATCCTGGGCGTGATCAACCTCCGCGGGCTGATCATCCCCGTGATCGACAGCCGCGTCCGCTTCCACCTGGCGCCCCAGGAGCCCACCTCCAAGACCCGGATCATCGTCCTGCGCCTGGCCAGCGGGCCCACCGGCCTCCAGGTGGATTCCGTGGCCGAAGTGGTGCGCCTGGAGGACCACGCCCTCCGCGAGACCCCGCCGCTCGTCGCCGGCATCCGCGCCGAGTACCTGGCCGGCATGGTCACGGTAGGGAATCGGCTGATCACCCTGATCCATCTCGAGAAGCTGCTGGACAGCAGCGAGCTGAGCCGCCGCGCCGAGCTGGAGGAGCTCAGCATGGAGGGCTCCTTCGGCGGGAACGAGGGCACCGAGGAGGAAATCGAGGCCGACGGGCGGCCCTTCGTCACCTTCCGGCTGGGGACCGAATCCTTCGGGATCGCCCTCCAGCAGGTGGAAGAGATCGTCGAACTGCCCACCGTGACCAAGGTCCCCGACGCTCCGGACTACGTTCTGGGGGTGATCTGCCTGCGGGACCAGGTCATGCCGCTCATCGACCTGTCCGAGATCCTGTCCATCGAGCAGGGCGAAGGCGGGCGCCGCCGCGACATGGTGGTGCTGCTGTCCTTCGGCTCCGCCCGGATCGGCGTGGTGGTGGACGAGATCCAGGAGATCCTGCGCGTGCAGGACGACCAGATGCTGCCGCCGCCCCAGACCCTGTCCGAGGCCGAGCGCGAGCACCTGGAGGGCATCCTCCTGCTTCCCGGCCGGATGGTGAGCCTGATCAACGTCCTCAAGATCATCACCGGCGACGACCAGGAGAAGATCGCCGCCATGGGCCAGGGCCTGGGGTTGGGCGACGCCCGCACCCAGGAGACGCACCCCAGCCTCGAACTGGTGGCCTTCCGGCTCGGCCCCGAGAGCTACGGCCTGCGCCTGCACGAGGTCCGCGAGATCATCATGGTGGGCCAGATCACGCCCGTTCCCCGCGCCCCGCACTTCGTGGACGGCGTCCTGAACCTCCGCGGCGAGGTCATGCCGGTGGTGGATCTCCGCACCCGGTTCGGGCTGGAGCGCGTCGAGGCCACGTCCATCTCCCGGATCCTGATCACCAGCATCGGCGGCGTGTTCACCGGCCTGGTGGTGGACGCGGTGGATGAGGTCCGTCCCGTCGAACTCCACCGCTTCGGGCCTCCCCCCTCGGTCACCGCCGTGGGCGCCAACCGCTATATCGAGAAGGTGGCGCGGCTGGACAACGGAATGATCTTCCTGCTGGAGCTGCAGCAGCTCCTGACGGACGCCGAGACCGAACAGCTCCAGGGCCTCCAGGGGCGCCGGACCACGGCCAACAGGACGGGTGAGCCATGA
- a CDS encoding PilZ domain-containing protein produces the protein MTQDRRQYRRIPMEAALSFQELSFHKGEAPATSSYRDVSIGGLLVDSPRAYPLGTLLKLEIRVPGWGRFQNHFGPAQEADVRPLVALGTVVRVEQLDEGGYELGVKFQNVYPDDLEALMKFVEAAAPSSVPPSTL, from the coding sequence ATGACCCAGGACCGGCGACAGTACCGACGAATCCCCATGGAAGCGGCCCTGAGCTTCCAGGAGCTCAGTTTCCACAAGGGAGAAGCCCCTGCGACCAGCAGCTACCGGGACGTGTCCATCGGGGGCCTGCTGGTGGATTCCCCCCGGGCCTACCCCCTGGGGACCCTCCTGAAGCTGGAGATCCGGGTCCCGGGCTGGGGCCGGTTCCAGAACCACTTCGGGCCCGCCCAGGAAGCCGACGTCCGCCCGCTGGTCGCCCTCGGGACCGTCGTCCGGGTGGAACAGTTGGACGAAGGGGGATACGAATTGGGCGTGAAGTTCCAGAATGTATATCCGGACGACCTCGAAGCTCTGATGAAATTCGTGGAGGCCGCCGCGCCCTCGTCCGTCCCCCCGTCCACTCTCTGA
- the pyrR gene encoding bifunctional pyr operon transcriptional regulator/uracil phosphoribosyltransferase PyrR, with the protein MPDDPGRCSMDPGQMDAALHRLAGELGARLQPEEEVVLLGIRSRGLPLAERLAILLRAASGARVPVGALDITLYRDDLTEMVGSPIVRPTEIPFTLKGRTVVLVDDVLYTGRTVRAALDALLDHGRPRRVMLLVLADRSGRELPIQPDLAALKVEVPPGHRVAVRLKEIDGEDGVSLEAC; encoded by the coding sequence ATGCCCGACGACCCAGGCCGCTGTTCCATGGACCCCGGCCAGATGGACGCCGCGCTCCACCGCCTGGCCGGGGAGCTGGGCGCCCGCCTGCAGCCGGAGGAGGAGGTGGTCCTGCTGGGGATCCGCTCCCGGGGGCTGCCCCTGGCCGAGCGCCTGGCGATCCTCCTGCGGGCCGCCAGCGGCGCGCGGGTCCCCGTCGGGGCCCTGGACATCACCCTCTACCGGGACGACCTCACCGAGATGGTGGGCAGCCCCATCGTCCGCCCCACGGAAATTCCCTTCACGCTCAAGGGCCGGACGGTGGTTCTGGTGGACGATGTGCTCTACACGGGCCGCACCGTCCGCGCGGCCCTCGACGCCCTGCTCGACCACGGCCGGCCCCGCCGGGTGATGCTGCTGGTCCTGGCCGACCGCAGCGGCCGCGAGCTGCCCATCCAGCCGGACCTGGCGGCCCTGAAGGTGGAAGTGCCCCCCGGCCACCGGGTGGCCGTTCGCCTGAAGGAGATCGACGGCGAGGACGGCGTGAGCCTGGAGGCCTGCTGA
- a CDS encoding DUF493 family protein, which translates to MEESRRPEITYPARVPMKIIGRQAELRPEMVMELILAHLGPQPDGDEQHQANCKGAFISYTFWITLPDDQVEIPLREAIQKLPGVVMQL; encoded by the coding sequence ATGGAAGAATCCCGCCGCCCCGAGATCACCTACCCCGCCCGCGTCCCCATGAAGATCATCGGACGCCAGGCAGAGCTGCGCCCCGAGATGGTGATGGAACTGATCCTCGCCCACCTCGGCCCCCAGCCCGACGGGGACGAGCAGCACCAGGCCAACTGCAAAGGCGCCTTCATCAGCTACACCTTCTGGATCACCCTCCCCGACGACCAGGTCGAGATCCCGCTGCGCGAAGCCATCCAGAAGCTGCCGGGCGTGGTGATGCAGCTGTGA
- a CDS encoding aspartate carbamoyltransferase catalytic subunit, which translates to MTAERYVFPHKHLLGIEPLSPRDITALLDQALAFEEVCERPSIKIVPALRKKLVVNLFFENSTRTRNSFEIAEKRLSAEIINFDADTSSLNKGETLIDTAMNLQAMHPDLVVMRHSAPGAHALLARHMKASIVNAGDGAHEHPTQALLDAYTLRKRFGKLEGLRVAIVGDIRNSRVVRSNLWLLTKMGAHVTLVGPPTLVPADLKATWPSIGISHNFDAVLPDQDAVMMLRAQFERGTGAYIPGQGEYSRFYQLNPARMARAKRDVAVLHPGPINRGLEITSDVADGPRSLILDQVTNGVPVRMAVLFLLSHPHGEEVP; encoded by the coding sequence ATGACCGCCGAACGCTACGTCTTCCCCCACAAGCACCTCCTGGGGATCGAGCCCCTCAGCCCCCGGGACATCACCGCCCTGCTGGACCAGGCCCTGGCCTTCGAGGAGGTCTGCGAGCGGCCCAGCATCAAGATCGTCCCGGCCCTGCGCAAGAAGCTGGTGGTGAACCTGTTCTTCGAGAACAGCACCCGCACCCGCAACAGCTTCGAGATCGCCGAGAAGCGGCTGTCCGCCGAGATCATCAACTTCGACGCGGACACCAGCAGCCTGAACAAGGGCGAGACCCTCATCGACACGGCCATGAACCTTCAGGCCATGCATCCGGATCTGGTCGTCATGCGCCACAGCGCGCCCGGCGCCCACGCCCTGCTGGCCCGGCACATGAAGGCCAGCATCGTGAACGCGGGCGACGGCGCCCACGAGCACCCCACCCAGGCCCTCCTGGACGCCTACACCCTCCGCAAGCGCTTCGGAAAGCTGGAGGGCCTCCGCGTGGCCATCGTGGGCGACATCCGCAACAGCCGGGTGGTGCGGTCCAACCTCTGGCTGCTCACCAAAATGGGCGCCCACGTCACCCTGGTGGGCCCGCCCACCCTCGTCCCGGCGGACCTGAAGGCCACCTGGCCCTCCATCGGGATCAGCCACAACTTCGACGCCGTCCTCCCCGACCAGGACGCCGTCATGATGCTCCGCGCCCAGTTCGAGCGGGGCACCGGCGCCTACATCCCCGGCCAGGGCGAGTACAGCCGCTTCTACCAGCTCAACCCCGCCCGCATGGCGCGGGCCAAGCGCGACGTGGCCGTCCTCCATCCCGGCCCCATCAACCGGGGACTCGAGATCACCAGCGACGTGGCCGACGGCCCCCGGAGCCTGATCCTGGACCAGGTCACCAACGGCGTTCCCGTCCGGATGGCCGTCCTGTTCCTGCTGTCCCACCCCCATGGCGAGGAAGTGCCATGA
- the asnS gene encoding asparagine--tRNA ligase, whose translation MTSQPFTEVRFLAGQVGETVRLRGWVRNARTSKTRFIELRDGSGFVQCVVGAAEADPESYELAGKLTQEAAVTVTGVVQQHPKTGQPELLVKSLELVGGSQDFPITPKEHGTEFLMENRHLWLRSKRQWAILRIRHTLVKAIRDFFDGDGFTLLDAPILTPSACEGTSTLFGTEYFHEGMAFLSQSGQLYQEPGIAAFGKVYCFGPTFRAEKSKTRRHLTEFWMVEPEVAFAHLDDVMALGERMTKFLIQRVLESRQEELKILERDIAPLETSLNTTFDRMTYTEAVEKLKALGSDIQWGEDFGNDDETILMNATDRPLWVHRFPKAFKAFYMEPDPQDARLALGADLLAPEGYGEVIGGGERASSLQYLLDQIEHEGLTRADYEWYLDVRKYGSVPHAGFGMGLERAVAWICKLPHVRETIPYPRMMGTLRP comes from the coding sequence GTGACCAGCCAGCCCTTCACCGAAGTCCGATTCCTCGCCGGCCAGGTCGGCGAGACCGTCCGGCTGCGGGGCTGGGTCCGCAATGCCCGCACCAGCAAGACCCGCTTCATCGAGCTGCGCGACGGCTCGGGCTTCGTCCAGTGCGTGGTGGGCGCCGCCGAGGCCGATCCCGAGAGCTACGAACTGGCGGGGAAGCTGACCCAGGAAGCCGCCGTCACCGTGACGGGCGTCGTCCAGCAGCATCCCAAGACGGGCCAGCCCGAACTCCTGGTGAAGTCCCTGGAACTCGTCGGGGGCAGCCAGGACTTCCCCATCACGCCCAAGGAGCACGGCACCGAGTTCCTGATGGAGAACCGCCACCTGTGGCTGCGGAGCAAGCGCCAGTGGGCGATCCTGCGCATCCGCCACACCTTGGTGAAGGCCATCCGCGACTTCTTCGACGGCGACGGCTTCACCCTGCTCGACGCGCCCATCCTCACGCCCAGCGCCTGCGAGGGCACCAGCACCCTGTTCGGCACCGAGTATTTCCATGAGGGCATGGCCTTCCTCAGCCAGTCCGGCCAGCTCTACCAGGAGCCGGGCATCGCGGCCTTCGGGAAGGTCTACTGCTTCGGCCCCACCTTCCGCGCCGAGAAGAGCAAGACCCGCCGCCACCTCACCGAGTTCTGGATGGTGGAGCCCGAAGTGGCCTTCGCCCACCTGGACGACGTGATGGCCCTCGGCGAGCGCATGACCAAGTTCCTGATCCAGCGCGTGCTCGAGAGCCGCCAAGAGGAGCTGAAGATCCTGGAGCGGGACATCGCGCCCCTGGAGACCTCGCTGAACACCACCTTCGACCGCATGACCTACACCGAGGCCGTCGAGAAGCTGAAGGCCCTCGGCAGCGACATCCAGTGGGGCGAGGACTTCGGCAACGACGACGAGACCATCCTCATGAACGCCACGGACCGCCCCCTGTGGGTCCACCGCTTCCCGAAGGCCTTCAAGGCCTTCTACATGGAGCCGGATCCCCAGGATGCCCGCCTGGCCCTGGGCGCCGACCTGCTGGCCCCCGAAGGCTACGGCGAGGTCATCGGCGGCGGCGAGCGCGCCTCCAGCCTCCAGTACCTGCTGGACCAGATCGAGCACGAAGGCCTCACCCGCGCCGACTACGAGTGGTACCTCGACGTCCGCAAGTACGGCAGCGTCCCCCACGCCGGCTTCGGCATGGGCCTGGAGCGCGCCGTGGCGTGGATCTGCAAGCTGCCGCATGTCCGCGAAACCATCCCGTACCCCCGCATGATGGGGACGCTGCGGCCGTAA